TGTGGGAGGCGAACAGGGTCAGGCCCATGGTACAGGTATGAGCCACCAGAGCCTGATAATCGTTGGTGGTGAGCAGCGTTTCGATAAAGCTGCAGATATTTGCCTCATCCTCTACGATCAGGACCTTGAATTTGTTATTGCTCATCTTCTGCATCCTCCATTTCAATTTCTTCGGTCTCCAGCCAGAAGCGGATGGTCGTTCCCTCACCCAGACGGCTCTCGGCCTTGATCTCGCCGCCGTGCGCCTTGATGATGGCCGCACACACCGAAAGGCCGATGCCCATGCCGTGCTTGCGGCTGTCTGCCGGTACATCCGGGTCGGTGCCGGAGAACAGCGTTTTCAGCCGTTCTCTGGGGATGCCGCAGCCATCGTCCGTCACCTCGAACACCGCACGATTGCCCACCGTGAACACCTTCAAGGTCAGTTTTGTCATGCCCTCGGCGTGCAGAGCGGCATTTTCCAGCAGGTTCATCAGCACCTGCTGAATCAGCATGGAATCCATGGGGATCACGATAAAGGCATCCGGCGTTTCCAACTCCACCGGGATCTCCGGGTAGCGCTTGCGGAACTTGACCAGCACCGTATCCAGCAGTTCGTCCAGCACAGTGGGGGTCTTTTGCACCGTCACCTTCTCGCTGTCGATGCGGGTGACGGAAAGCAGATTCTCCACCATGCGGGTCAGCCACTGGGCATCACTGCAGGCTTCGCCAAGCAGTTTAATGGTCTTTTCCTTATCCAGCGAGTCATAATTTTCGATCACAGTGGAGCAGGCACCGTAGATGGAGGTGAGCGGGGTGCGCAGATCGTGAGAAACCGCGCGCAGAAGGTTTGCACGCATCTTCTCCTTCTCGCTTTCCATACGCAGCTGTTCCTGCTTTTTGATGCGGGTGGTGAGGGTGCTGGTCATGATGGACACCACCAGCATCACAAGGCCGGAGAACAGGTTTTCCGACAGGGTAAAGTTGAAGGCGAAATACGGTGAGAGGAAGGCAAAGTTCACAGCCAGCACGCTGATGAGCGAAGCCGCCACGCCCCACGCATAACCTTCTGTATACATAGAG
Above is a genomic segment from Faecalibacterium taiwanense containing:
- a CDS encoding ATP-binding protein, with amino-acid sequence MKKQTLVRDATVMLLALFAAYAMVMLTQAVMGRIEGVAMLIFMLAVFVTSMYTEGYAWGVAASLISVLAVNFAFLSPYFAFNFTLSENLFSGLVMLVVSIMTSTLTTRIKKQEQLRMESEKEKMRANLLRAVSHDLRTPLTSIYGACSTVIENYDSLDKEKTIKLLGEACSDAQWLTRMVENLLSVTRIDSEKVTVQKTPTVLDELLDTVLVKFRKRYPEIPVELETPDAFIVIPMDSMLIQQVLMNLLENAALHAEGMTKLTLKVFTVGNRAVFEVTDDGCGIPRERLKTLFSGTDPDVPADSRKHGMGIGLSVCAAIIKAHGGEIKAESRLGEGTTIRFWLETEEIEMEDAEDEQ